A genomic segment from Polyangium mundeleinium encodes:
- a CDS encoding tetratricopeptide repeat protein: MFRKSTGFAFFTAIFLGAVHVSGQPSAADKAVADKLFDEGRALLDQNRLPEACLKFAESDRYDPSVGTRLNLGDCHERQGKTASAYGHFGDAARLARERGDRSREGVAEERRRALEKRLSRIQITAPSSVPGLEVLLDGKVLGPAVFGTALPVDPGSHVVEARAPGRAGFHAEKGVLEGPATVEVVIPELAAVAPAAGKDVVVAPKSRWSVLRKAGLATGIAGVVGIGVGAGFGAAALQKNAASKEKCDAGDPTRCTQEGYTLRNEAGVRADVSTVLLGIGGGLLATGIVLFVVGGNEPEAPAPRAWVSPIVGRGSLGVSAGMEF; encoded by the coding sequence ATGTTCAGGAAGTCGACGGGGTTCGCGTTTTTCACGGCCATCTTTCTCGGGGCCGTGCATGTGTCCGGACAACCCTCCGCCGCGGACAAAGCCGTCGCGGACAAGCTCTTCGACGAGGGAAGGGCGCTGCTCGACCAGAACCGGCTGCCGGAGGCGTGCCTGAAGTTCGCGGAGAGCGATCGATACGATCCCTCGGTCGGGACGCGGCTCAACCTGGGCGATTGTCACGAGCGGCAAGGAAAGACGGCGAGCGCGTATGGCCACTTCGGGGACGCGGCGCGGCTCGCGCGGGAGCGCGGGGACAGGTCGAGGGAGGGGGTGGCGGAGGAGCGGCGGCGGGCGCTGGAGAAGCGGCTGTCGCGGATTCAGATCACGGCGCCGTCGAGCGTCCCGGGGCTCGAGGTGCTGCTGGACGGCAAGGTGCTCGGGCCGGCGGTGTTCGGAACGGCGCTGCCGGTGGATCCGGGGAGCCACGTGGTGGAGGCGCGGGCGCCGGGGAGGGCGGGGTTTCACGCGGAGAAGGGGGTGCTGGAAGGTCCGGCGACAGTGGAGGTGGTGATCCCGGAGCTCGCGGCGGTCGCGCCGGCGGCGGGGAAGGACGTGGTGGTGGCGCCGAAGTCGCGGTGGTCGGTGCTGCGAAAGGCGGGGCTTGCGACGGGGATCGCGGGGGTCGTGGGGATCGGGGTGGGCGCGGGGTTCGGGGCGGCCGCGTTGCAGAAGAACGCGGCGTCAAAGGAGAAGTGCGACGCGGGGGATCCGACGCGGTGCACGCAGGAGGGGTACACGCTGCGGAATGAGGCGGGCGTCCGCGCGGATGTATCGACGGTGCTGCTGGGGATTGGCGGGGGGCTGCTCGCGACGGGGATCGTACTGTTCGTGGTGGGCGGGAACGAGCCCGAGGCGCCGGCTCCGCGCGCGTGGGTTTCGCCGATCGTGGGTCGAGGGAGCCTGGGCGTGAGCGCCGGGATGGAGTTCTGA
- a CDS encoding L,D-transpeptidase — translation MKLEGHALPLVLLLISSCAPPPEPTSHTDRLVPELQRIRRPTLDAQTPWRQALDSEAPAQRNPREDEAKNPWIAADEAEDADDPGFLFASTKTEPPPAPRPAQTERPRIAALADQAYIYKRPVPEGLPLGYVRMGTSVALLSNEPVEGKNCPRGYYKVAPRGYICLDPRKTTLDLNDPYYRALAELAPREDAVMPYRYAFSNGAPMYSRVPTKAEQEKAERSFGAPGTFVQLAEWSRGHEELISADERDRIRATDPVFSIFANGQRSVSGNGAYDPAKLVWRVIPNGSMLAYARAFEAEGRTWLVTPDLMLVPADRMRPFRRTAFHGVRLGSDVRLPLAWNRKQEPIPRYTRGEDGKMVASGQTLPPKGYVQVSERVVVGKKAYLALRNEPGTFVLADHVTVTRTAKKIPRSVKPGEKWIEVKINPGTLTAYEGDKPVYATMFSPGKGGAPIPGYDPYVHSMTKTGVFPIEWKDRVAVMSPDKEWPPKMLWISEVPNIQYLRAPLAMHVAYWHEDFGNPKSAECVNVSPEDGHFLFQWTEPALPEGWGGVRPGDGNGKATPVVITAL, via the coding sequence ATGAAGCTCGAAGGCCATGCCCTTCCGCTCGTCCTCCTCCTGATCTCCTCGTGCGCCCCTCCGCCGGAGCCCACCTCGCATACCGATCGCCTCGTCCCGGAGCTCCAGCGAATCCGCCGCCCGACGCTCGACGCGCAAACGCCGTGGAGACAGGCCCTCGATTCCGAGGCGCCCGCGCAGCGCAACCCGCGCGAGGACGAAGCCAAAAACCCCTGGATCGCCGCGGATGAAGCCGAGGACGCGGACGACCCCGGTTTCCTGTTCGCCTCCACCAAGACCGAGCCCCCTCCCGCGCCCAGACCCGCGCAAACGGAGCGGCCGCGTATCGCGGCCCTCGCCGATCAGGCGTACATTTACAAACGCCCCGTGCCCGAGGGCCTGCCGCTCGGGTACGTGCGCATGGGCACGAGCGTCGCGCTCCTTTCGAACGAGCCCGTCGAGGGGAAAAACTGCCCCCGCGGTTATTACAAAGTCGCCCCCCGCGGCTACATCTGCCTCGATCCTCGCAAGACCACGCTCGATTTGAACGACCCGTATTACCGCGCCCTCGCCGAACTCGCGCCGCGCGAGGACGCTGTCATGCCGTATCGTTATGCCTTCTCGAACGGTGCGCCCATGTACAGCCGCGTCCCGACGAAGGCCGAGCAGGAGAAAGCCGAACGGAGCTTCGGCGCGCCGGGCACGTTCGTGCAGCTCGCCGAGTGGTCACGCGGCCACGAGGAGCTCATCAGCGCCGACGAGCGCGACCGCATCCGCGCCACCGACCCGGTCTTCTCCATCTTCGCGAACGGCCAGCGCTCCGTCTCTGGCAATGGCGCCTACGACCCCGCGAAGCTCGTCTGGCGCGTCATCCCGAACGGCTCGATGCTCGCGTACGCGCGCGCCTTCGAGGCCGAAGGCCGCACCTGGCTCGTCACGCCCGACCTCATGCTCGTCCCCGCCGACCGCATGCGCCCCTTCCGCCGCACCGCCTTCCACGGCGTGCGCCTCGGCAGCGACGTCCGCCTCCCGCTCGCGTGGAACCGCAAGCAGGAGCCCATCCCGCGGTATACCCGCGGCGAAGACGGGAAAATGGTCGCGTCCGGACAAACCCTTCCGCCGAAGGGGTACGTCCAGGTCAGCGAGCGCGTCGTCGTCGGCAAGAAGGCGTATCTCGCGCTCCGGAACGAACCCGGCACCTTCGTCCTCGCGGATCACGTCACGGTCACGCGGACCGCGAAAAAAATCCCGCGCTCGGTCAAACCCGGCGAAAAGTGGATCGAGGTCAAGATCAACCCCGGCACGCTCACGGCCTACGAGGGCGACAAACCCGTCTACGCGACGATGTTCTCCCCGGGCAAGGGCGGCGCCCCCATCCCTGGGTACGACCCGTACGTCCATTCGATGACGAAGACCGGCGTCTTCCCGATCGAGTGGAAGGACCGCGTCGCCGTCATGTCACCGGACAAGGAATGGCCGCCGAAGATGCTCTGGATCTCGGAGGTCCCGAACATCCAGTACCTCCGCGCCCCGCTCGCGATGCACGTCGCCTACTGGCACGAGGATTTCGGCAACCCGAAGAGCGCCGAGTGCGTGAACGTCTCCCCCGAGGACGGCCATTTCCTTTTTCAATGGACCGAGCCCGCCCTGCCCGAGGGCTGGGGCGGCGTCCGGCCCGGCGACGGCAATGGCAAGGCCACGCCGGTCGTGATCACCGCCCTGTAG
- a CDS encoding SRPBCC family protein, translated as MWFRTTPSDLLYVDSAPQRIANVVTIDAKPERVFDLFATGERQEAWFQDFVACRWTSPEPHAVGTTREIELKTLTVKERFLAWDRGQRLAFSIDGITLPIVKQMLEDLRFEPLDGGRRTRLVWHVFYTPALVMVPVHGAARAVFSQMFRRSAEKLQRFAEHHP; from the coding sequence ATGTGGTTCCGCACGACCCCTTCGGATCTTTTGTACGTCGACAGCGCCCCGCAACGCATCGCGAACGTCGTGACGATCGACGCCAAGCCCGAGCGTGTCTTCGATCTGTTCGCCACCGGCGAGCGGCAAGAGGCGTGGTTTCAGGACTTCGTCGCCTGCCGGTGGACGAGCCCGGAGCCGCACGCGGTGGGCACGACGCGCGAGATCGAGCTGAAGACGCTGACCGTGAAGGAGCGTTTCCTCGCCTGGGATCGCGGGCAGCGGCTCGCGTTCTCGATCGACGGGATCACGCTGCCCATCGTGAAGCAAATGCTGGAGGACCTGCGCTTCGAGCCGCTCGACGGGGGCCGGCGGACGCGGCTCGTCTGGCACGTGTTCTACACGCCGGCGCTCGTCATGGTGCCCGTGCACGGGGCGGCGCGGGCGGTGTTTTCGCAGATGTTCCGGCGCTCCGCGGAGAAACTCCAGCGGTTCGCCGAGCACCATCCGTAG